The Pseudomonas sp. B21-023 genomic interval CCCCGGCTTGGCCGGCGTCTGGGTCACCAGCGCGCCATGGAAGCTCACCACGCCGTCGAGCTTCTCACCGCGGCGCGCCGCGTCCAGCACCACCTTGCCGCCAAAGCAGTAGCCGATGGCCGCCAGCTGGTGCTTGTTGGTGTTGGGCTGGATCTTCAGCAGCTCCAGCCCGGCATCGAAGCGCCGGGCGGCGGCCGCTGGGTCCTTCATTGCCGCGGCCATGAACGCCTGCGCATCGGCGGGGTGCTCGGTGTTCTTGCCATCGCCGTACATGTCGATGGCCAGGGCGTTGTAGCCCAGCGCCGCGAGGTCGCGGGCGCGGCGCTTGGCGTAGTCGTTCAGCCCCCACCATTCATGCACCACCACCACGCCCGGGCGTTTGCCCTCGACGGCGTCGTCGTAGGCGTAATAGCCGATCAGACGATTGCCGTCAGTATCCTGGTAGGGGATCTCGCGGGTCTGCACCGCCGCCTGGGCGAGGGTGGCGCCGCACAACAGGGCCAGTGCAAGCAGGGTACGCATGGTCGAGCTCCTTGTTCGGTTCGTTCAGCCCAGGTTCAGGCCGGGTTCAGCAGGGGTTCAGGGCGCCCTCCCTACTCTAGTCCCCAGACAGAAACAACGCATCCAACCCGGAGTACCTGAACCATGAAAACGCTCAATACCCTGATCGCCGCCATGGCGGTTTGCGCCGCCGGCCTCACCACCGCCGCCCAGGCCGATGACAACTTCGCCAGCCTGACCTACGGCCAGACCAGCGACAAAGTGCGCAAGTCCGGCCTGCTGCAACGCAACACCGACAACCTGAACGCCGACGGCATCATCGGCAAGGACAGCACCTGGGGCGTGCGCCTGGGCAAGATCAACGACCAGGGCCGCTACTACATGACCTACGACAACGTCTCGGGTGACCACAGCGGCGTCAAGCTACGCCAGGAAAACCTGCTCGGTAGCTACGACCTGTTCCTGCCGGTGGGCGATACCACCAAGCTGTTCGGCGGCGGCACCCTGGGCATGACCAAGCTGACCCAGGACTCGCCGGGCGCCAGCCGCGACACCGACTACGGCTATGCCGTGGGCCTGCAGGCCGGCGTGATCCAGGAAATCACCGACAAGGCCTCGGTGGAGATGGGCTACCGTTACCTGCGCAGCAACGCCGCCACCGAGATCGGCGCCCACGGCGGGCCGAAGGACGGCACCCTGCGCCTGACCAGCAGCGCGCAGACCTACCTGGCGGCGAGCTACAAGTTCTGAGGTCGCTGTTATCCTGTACCGGCCTCATCGCGAGGAGTGCATGACCCGTGGGAGCGGGCTTGCCCCGCGATGAGGCCGGTACAGGCATTCGCTATTCAAAGGAGAACTGCATGAAATTGCTGGTGGTCGAGGACGAGGCGCTGCTGCGTCATCACCTGTTCACCCGCCTCGGCGAAGGCGGCCATGTGGTGCAGGCAGTGGCCAACGCCGAGGAAGCCTTGTACCAGGCCGAGCAGTACAACCACGACCTGGCAGTGATCGACCTGGGCCTGCCGGGCATGAGCGGACTGGACCTGATCCGCCAGCTGCGCAACCTTGGCCAGACCTTCCCGATCCTGATCCTCACCGCCCGCGGCAACTGGCAGGACAAGGTCGAAGGCCTGGCCGCCGGCGCCGACGACTATGTGGTCAAGCCGTTCCAGTTCGAAGAGCTGGAGGCGCGCCTCAACGCCTTGCTGCGCCGCTCCAGCGGCTTCACCCAGTCGACCATCGCCGCCGGCCCGCTGGTGCTCGACCTCAACCGCAAGCAGGCGACCCTGGACGAGCAACCGCTGGCGCTGACCGCCTACGAATACCGCATCCTCGAGTACCTCATGCGCCATCACCAGCAGGTGGTGGCCAAGGACCGGTTGATGGAACAGCTGTACCCGGACGACGAGGAGCGCGACCCGAATGTCATCGAGGTGCTGGTCGGCCGCCTGCGTCGCAAGCTCGAGGGCGACAACGGCTTCAAGCCGATCGATACCGTGCGTGGCCTGGGCTACCTGTTCACCGAGCGCTGCCGATGATCCGTTCGCTGCGGGTGCGCCTGATGCTGGCGGCGGCGTTGCTGGCGCTGCTGTTCATGCTGGCGTTGCTGCCGGCGCTGCAGAAGGCCTTCAGCCTGGCGTTGCAGGAGTCCATCGAGCAGCGCCTGGCCTCGGACGTGACCACGCTGATTTCCGCCGCGCGCATCGAGCATGGCCAGTTGCAGATGCCGGCGCTGCTGCCGGACGAGCGTTTCAACCTGCCGTATACAGGCTTGCTCGGCTACATCTTCGACCGCCAGGGCAAGCTGGTGTGGCAGTCGCGGGCCACGCGCAACCGCAACATCAACTACCACCCGCGCTATGACGGGCGTGGCAACGAATTCGCCCGTATTCACCAGGACGACGGCGAGGAGTTCTTCGTCTATGACGTCGAGGTCAGGCTGCTTGGCGGCAAGAGCGCGGCGTTCAGCATCGTCGCCCTGCAACCGGTCCGCGAATACCAGGACACCCTCAATGGCCTGCGCGAGAAACTCTACTTCGGCTTCGGCGCGGCGCTGCTGGCGCTGATGGTGCTGCTCTGGGCCGGCCTGACCTGGGGCCTGCGCTCGCTGCGTCGGCTCAGCTCCGAGCTGGACGACGTGGAGAGCGGCGCCAGGGATGGACTGAGTCGCGAGCACCCACGCGAACTGCTGCGCCTGACCGGCTCGCTCAACCGCCTGCTGCGCAGCGAGCGCGAGCAGCGCCAGCGCTACCGCGACTCGCTCGACGACCTGGCCCACAGCCTGAAGACCCCGCTGGCAGTGCTGCAGGGCGTGGGCGAGAGCATGGAGCAGGGCGACCGCGAGCAGGCGCGGGTGCTGCAGAGCCAGATCGAGCGCATGAGCCAACAGATCGACTACCAATTGCAGCGCGCCAGCCTGCGCAAGAGTGGCCTGGTAAAGCACCAGGTCGAGCTCAAGCCGTTGCTCGACAGCCTGTGCAGCACCTTGGCCAAGGTCTATCGCGACAAAC includes:
- a CDS encoding dienelactone hydrolase family protein; this encodes MRTLLALALLCGATLAQAAVQTREIPYQDTDGNRLIGYYAYDDAVEGKRPGVVVVHEWWGLNDYAKRRARDLAALGYNALAIDMYGDGKNTEHPADAQAFMAAAMKDPAAAARRFDAGLELLKIQPNTNKHQLAAIGYCFGGKVVLDAARRGEKLDGVVSFHGALVTQTPAKPGVVRARILVEHGEADSMVTPEQVAAFKAEMDAAKADYKFVGIPGAKHGFTNPDADRLSHGGHGGPDIGYAKAADESSWKDMQAFLKDALD
- a CDS encoding outer membrane beta-barrel protein translates to MKTLNTLIAAMAVCAAGLTTAAQADDNFASLTYGQTSDKVRKSGLLQRNTDNLNADGIIGKDSTWGVRLGKINDQGRYYMTYDNVSGDHSGVKLRQENLLGSYDLFLPVGDTTKLFGGGTLGMTKLTQDSPGASRDTDYGYAVGLQAGVIQEITDKASVEMGYRYLRSNAATEIGAHGGPKDGTLRLTSSAQTYLAASYKF
- a CDS encoding response regulator translates to MKLLVVEDEALLRHHLFTRLGEGGHVVQAVANAEEALYQAEQYNHDLAVIDLGLPGMSGLDLIRQLRNLGQTFPILILTARGNWQDKVEGLAAGADDYVVKPFQFEELEARLNALLRRSSGFTQSTIAAGPLVLDLNRKQATLDEQPLALTAYEYRILEYLMRHHQQVVAKDRLMEQLYPDDEERDPNVIEVLVGRLRRKLEGDNGFKPIDTVRGLGYLFTERCR
- a CDS encoding ATP-binding protein: MIRSLRVRLMLAAALLALLFMLALLPALQKAFSLALQESIEQRLASDVTTLISAARIEHGQLQMPALLPDERFNLPYTGLLGYIFDRQGKLVWQSRATRNRNINYHPRYDGRGNEFARIHQDDGEEFFVYDVEVRLLGGKSAAFSIVALQPVREYQDTLNGLREKLYFGFGAALLALMVLLWAGLTWGLRSLRRLSSELDDVESGARDGLSREHPRELLRLTGSLNRLLRSEREQRQRYRDSLDDLAHSLKTPLAVLQGVGESMEQGDREQARVLQSQIERMSQQIDYQLQRASLRKSGLVKHQVELKPLLDSLCSTLAKVYRDKRVEVGFDLPADARVPMEQGALLELLGNLLENAYRLCLGQVRVSLREAPGQLELWIEDDGPGVPPDQRERILERGERLDRQHPGQGIGLAVVKDIIDSYDAELSLGDSPLGGAAFRIAFRLD